In Streptomyces sclerotialus, one genomic interval encodes:
- a CDS encoding LacI family DNA-binding transcriptional regulator: MAQRRTSRTTISDVAALAGVSVSAVSKIVNGKGSFPEATRERVLWAADRLRWSPSAAAVALRGAKTRAIGMVVNRAPDLLNADPHFALLIAGMESELAPRDYGLLLHIVGERPEAEERAYRRLADERRVDGVVLTESRVNDPRAVLLRDLHLPAVLIGAPWQEHAIPSVEATDREQGMKDAVDHLVDLGHRRIAYVSGPEDRVHTGRRRATFTDRLRHHRLLPSHTLTSDFAARTTGSVVTEVLQSDAPPTAIVFANDMMALAGISAARRLGRDVPGELSVVGHDDLPLGQLLHPQLTTIRQDLDHMGRAAALTLLRHLGEEGTPPAPSVAAPRLIVRESTAKAP, translated from the coding sequence GTGGCCCAGCGCAGAACCAGCAGGACGACGATCAGCGATGTAGCGGCTCTCGCAGGGGTCTCCGTCTCCGCCGTGTCGAAAATCGTGAACGGCAAGGGGAGTTTCCCCGAGGCCACCCGCGAGCGGGTGCTGTGGGCCGCCGACCGGCTGCGCTGGTCCCCCTCCGCCGCGGCCGTGGCACTGCGCGGCGCCAAGACGCGGGCCATCGGCATGGTGGTCAACCGCGCCCCCGACCTCCTCAACGCCGACCCGCACTTCGCCCTGCTGATCGCCGGTATGGAGAGCGAACTGGCCCCGCGCGACTACGGCTTGCTGCTGCACATCGTCGGTGAGCGTCCCGAGGCCGAGGAGCGCGCCTACCGTCGCCTGGCCGACGAACGCCGCGTCGACGGCGTCGTCCTCACCGAGAGCCGCGTCAACGACCCGCGGGCGGTCCTGCTGCGTGACCTGCACCTGCCGGCGGTCCTGATCGGTGCTCCCTGGCAGGAGCACGCGATACCTTCCGTGGAGGCCACCGACCGGGAACAGGGCATGAAGGACGCCGTCGACCACCTGGTGGATCTCGGGCACCGGAGGATCGCCTACGTCTCAGGGCCCGAGGACCGTGTGCACACCGGTCGCCGCCGGGCCACCTTCACCGACCGGCTCCGCCACCACCGCCTGCTGCCCAGTCATACGCTGACGTCCGACTTCGCGGCCCGCACCACCGGTTCGGTCGTCACGGAGGTCCTCCAGTCCGACGCCCCGCCCACGGCGATCGTCTTCGCCAACGACATGATGGCGCTGGCCGGCATCTCCGCCGCGCGCCGCCTGGGCCGCGACGTCCCCGGTGAGCTGTCCGTCGTCGGCCATGACGACCTGCCCCTCGGTCAGTTGCTGCACCCGCAGCTGACGACCATCCGCCAGGACCTGGACCACATGGGCCGCGCTGCCGCGCTCACCCTCCTCCGGCACCTCGGCGAGGAGGGCACTCCGCCGGCACCGTCCGTGGCCGCTCCCCGGCTGATCGTCCGCGAGTCCACCGCGAAGGCACCATGA
- a CDS encoding nitroreductase family deazaflavin-dependent oxidoreductase, protein MPLKGEYEPSTTQLVRDQVELYESSGGTEGTTLGSLVGPDDVARRDLPVVILTTLGAKSGKIRKTPLMRVEHEGSYAVIASLGGAPKHPVWYYNVVADPRVELQDGPVRQDMVAREVTGDEKAVWWDRAVAAFPDYAEYQKKTDREIPVFVLEPAAQEH, encoded by the coding sequence ATGCCGCTCAAGGGCGAGTACGAGCCGAGCACGACGCAGTTGGTACGGGACCAGGTGGAGCTGTACGAGAGCTCCGGTGGTACGGAAGGCACGACCCTGGGGAGCCTGGTCGGTCCGGACGACGTGGCGCGGCGGGACCTGCCGGTCGTCATCCTGACCACCCTGGGCGCGAAGAGCGGCAAGATCCGCAAGACCCCGCTCATGCGGGTGGAGCACGAGGGGTCGTACGCCGTGATCGCTTCCCTGGGCGGAGCACCCAAGCACCCGGTCTGGTACTACAACGTGGTGGCCGACCCCCGGGTGGAACTCCAGGACGGCCCGGTGCGCCAGGACATGGTGGCGCGTGAGGTGACCGGGGACGAGAAGGCCGTGTGGTGGGACCGGGCGGTCGCGGCGTTCCCGGACTATGCCGAGTACCAGAAGAAGACGGACCGTGAGATCCCGGTCTTCGTCCTGGAACCGGCGGCTCAGGAGCACTGA